Proteins encoded together in one Deinococcus irradiatisoli window:
- a CDS encoding terminase small subunit encodes MTEAPQKTAEELGAALNLKHRRFVEKFFELGLSVTAAAKACDYKNPSEGSRICRRPEVAAYIQARLTEACMPADEVLARISAYARVTGDQFTETQEYEVPVYEKRPLNLKIAGLERQIAQFRGLGPEKFKSHIERLERSVLTLEADLIENPDATYDVQVGTQVKKRVVPSLEAAQENGVLFALESIEQTQHGLKWKRASSLDALTLVGKHHRLFVERQEVSGPNGGPIEVTDAKQRLAERLAALALRARAAEPDHGDE; translated from the coding sequence ATGACCGAAGCCCCACAAAAAACTGCCGAGGAGCTGGGCGCGGCCCTCAACCTAAAGCACCGCAGGTTCGTCGAAAAGTTCTTCGAGTTGGGCCTGAGCGTCACGGCCGCGGCAAAGGCCTGCGATTACAAGAACCCCTCGGAAGGCAGCCGCATCTGTCGGCGGCCCGAGGTGGCGGCCTATATCCAGGCCCGCCTCACTGAAGCCTGCATGCCGGCCGATGAAGTGCTGGCCCGGATCAGCGCCTACGCCCGCGTCACTGGCGACCAGTTCACCGAGACTCAGGAATACGAGGTGCCGGTCTACGAGAAGCGCCCGCTGAATCTCAAGATCGCCGGCCTGGAACGCCAGATCGCCCAGTTTCGCGGTCTGGGCCCGGAGAAGTTCAAGAGCCACATCGAGCGCCTGGAACGTAGCGTGCTCACGCTCGAAGCCGACCTGATCGAGAACCCCGACGCCACCTATGACGTGCAAGTCGGCACCCAGGTGAAGAAGCGCGTCGTGCCCAGCCTGGAAGCGGCCCAGGAAAACGGCGTGCTGTTCGCACTGGAAAGCATCGAGCAGACTCAGCATGGCCTGAAGTGGAAGCGGGCCAGCAGCCTCGACGCCCTTACCCTGGTTGGCAAACACCACCGCCTCTTCGTGGAGCGGCAAGAAGTCAGCGGCCCCAACGGCGGGCCAATCGAGGTGACCGATGCTAAACAGCGCCTCGCTGAAAGACTCGCTGCTCTTGCTCTCCGAGCCCGAGCGGCTGAGCCTGATCATGGAGATGAGTGA
- a CDS encoding PAS domain S-box protein codes for MEELPGALPSSQLLQQAFDHSVVGTVITDALQDDLPIVYVNPAFGRLTGYAAAEILGRNCRFLQGGDVRQPGVQAIRQAISQGQGVTVTLRNYRKDGTRFYNEVTLNPLHDETGRVTHYVGYQHDVTAREEAALQVARAHRLLYSTLERITDGFISLDRDLNVTYVNAAAARIPGMRPADLLGRNLIGTVSELADSAVVQALRDARESGKPLSVVGHLFGKWLDITTYPSEDGTSVLFKDITEHHQTQERLRSSEERFTKIFQAAPIAIIVSRVSDHHYIDANPEFFRQSGYTREEIIERSPVDLNIWADPLELEEIGRLLEQQGEVHNCEARFRLKSGSIADAVISIVPVQLGEEACWVTLVRDITTDKQARQQLEASEAQFRRVAAELQHTLDLSLDLIATVDANKCFLKVNAASQPILGYTPEELAGRPYLDFVHPDDWARTILEDLSITSGQSATAFQNRYIRKDGTVAWLEWASVMPPGDPLMYCVARDVTARRAAEEDQAFLASIVQTSRDAVLGVRLDGTIRAWNAGAERLYGYTAAEALGQTMTLIVPEELHAEEAEMLGRAGRGEWPSPFESVRVAKDGRRIPVFVSVSPILDVAGQVIGVSKIAQDISERQAAQVQIQTLNRDLQQQLRHLTGLREIDQMITSSQDLSLILARILDHVEQQLGANAATVLLLDPHTLNLEYAGTRGFAKSLQGSTLRLGTGLAGEVALNRQPLSLPDLSVASISPTWWEHLHQEGLMAYYGAPLMANGKVLGVLEVMHREPFDPSAVWLEMFGMLTGQAAIAIDNARLFRDLGQRNLELRLAYDETIEGWARALDLRDKETEGHSRRVTEMTVRLCRELGLSSEQLVDVRRGALLHDIGKMGIPDAVLLKPGKLTDEEWGLMKRHPDYAVNLLSPIRFLRTALDIPQYHHEKWDGSGYPLGLKGEAIPLTARAFAVVDVYDALTSDRPYRQGWSKARATEHIQHSAGTHFDPLVVEAFMQMLGS; via the coding sequence ATGGAAGAGCTGCCTGGAGCTTTGCCCAGTTCACAGTTGTTACAACAGGCCTTCGACCACTCCGTGGTCGGGACAGTGATCACAGATGCGCTTCAAGACGATCTCCCAATCGTGTACGTCAATCCGGCTTTCGGGCGCCTGACTGGTTACGCGGCGGCCGAGATTCTCGGTCGTAACTGCCGCTTCCTGCAGGGCGGGGATGTCAGGCAACCCGGCGTGCAAGCGATTCGGCAAGCCATCTCGCAGGGTCAGGGGGTGACGGTGACCCTCAGGAACTACCGCAAGGATGGCACACGCTTCTACAACGAAGTGACCCTAAATCCCCTCCACGATGAGACAGGAAGGGTCACCCACTACGTCGGGTATCAGCATGACGTGACGGCACGTGAAGAAGCGGCCCTACAGGTCGCTCGGGCCCATCGTCTGCTGTACTCCACCCTGGAACGGATCACCGATGGCTTCATTTCCCTCGACAGGGACCTGAATGTGACGTACGTCAATGCGGCGGCGGCCCGTATACCGGGGATGCGCCCAGCAGACCTCCTTGGGCGCAACCTCATCGGTACTGTTTCAGAGCTTGCAGACTCAGCGGTAGTTCAGGCGCTCAGAGACGCCAGGGAATCTGGTAAGCCTCTGAGCGTTGTCGGTCATCTGTTTGGGAAGTGGCTGGACATCACCACTTATCCTTCCGAGGACGGCACTTCGGTGTTGTTCAAGGACATCACCGAACACCACCAGACGCAGGAGCGCCTCCGAAGCAGTGAGGAACGCTTTACCAAGATCTTCCAAGCCGCCCCGATCGCCATCATCGTTTCCCGAGTCAGCGACCATCACTACATCGACGCTAATCCCGAGTTCTTCCGGCAGAGCGGCTACACCCGCGAGGAGATCATCGAGCGCAGCCCCGTTGATCTGAACATCTGGGCTGATCCACTGGAATTGGAAGAGATCGGGCGTCTCCTTGAGCAGCAGGGGGAGGTCCACAACTGTGAGGCTCGGTTTCGCCTGAAGTCCGGCTCGATTGCCGACGCGGTCATCTCCATTGTCCCGGTACAACTCGGTGAGGAAGCGTGTTGGGTCACGCTGGTCCGGGATATCACCACGGATAAGCAGGCCAGGCAGCAGCTTGAAGCGAGTGAGGCGCAGTTTCGGCGGGTTGCAGCGGAGCTGCAACATACACTGGACCTATCGCTGGATCTGATTGCCACCGTCGACGCCAATAAGTGCTTCCTCAAGGTCAATGCTGCTTCGCAGCCGATTCTCGGATACACCCCTGAAGAACTCGCTGGCAGGCCCTACCTCGACTTTGTCCATCCAGATGACTGGGCCAGAACGATCCTTGAGGACCTGAGCATCACTTCAGGTCAGTCTGCGACCGCCTTCCAGAACCGCTACATCCGTAAAGATGGTACGGTGGCGTGGCTGGAATGGGCTTCGGTGATGCCGCCGGGAGACCCATTGATGTATTGCGTGGCGCGCGATGTTACTGCCCGCCGGGCCGCCGAAGAAGATCAGGCATTTTTGGCCTCCATCGTGCAAACGAGTCGGGACGCCGTCCTTGGGGTGAGGCTGGACGGCACCATCCGTGCGTGGAATGCGGGGGCTGAACGTCTTTATGGCTACACTGCTGCGGAAGCCTTGGGGCAGACGATGACGTTGATCGTTCCGGAAGAGCTGCACGCCGAAGAAGCGGAGATGTTGGGCCGAGCTGGGCGGGGCGAGTGGCCGAGCCCCTTCGAATCGGTGCGTGTAGCCAAGGACGGTCGCCGCATTCCGGTCTTCGTGTCGGTGTCTCCGATCCTCGACGTGGCTGGACAGGTCATTGGCGTTTCCAAGATCGCCCAGGATATTTCAGAGCGTCAGGCTGCCCAAGTTCAGATTCAGACCCTGAACCGAGATCTTCAGCAGCAACTGCGACATCTGACCGGCCTGCGGGAGATCGATCAGATGATCACCTCCAGCCAGGACCTGTCACTGATCCTCGCCCGAATCCTGGACCATGTCGAGCAGCAGCTGGGTGCCAACGCGGCGACGGTGCTGCTGCTCGATCCACATACCTTGAATCTTGAATACGCTGGCACACGTGGGTTCGCCAAGTCTTTGCAAGGCTCGACCCTGAGACTCGGGACTGGACTGGCCGGTGAGGTGGCCCTTAACCGTCAGCCCTTGAGTCTGCCGGATCTCTCTGTCGCCTCGATTTCACCGACCTGGTGGGAACATCTCCATCAGGAAGGGCTGATGGCCTATTACGGCGCGCCGCTGATGGCCAATGGAAAGGTGCTGGGTGTGCTTGAGGTGATGCACCGGGAACCCTTTGACCCTTCAGCCGTGTGGTTGGAAATGTTTGGGATGCTGACTGGTCAGGCGGCAATCGCCATTGACAATGCCCGCCTCTTCCGGGATCTCGGACAGCGTAACCTGGAACTCCGACTGGCGTACGACGAGACCATCGAGGGCTGGGCCCGGGCGCTGGACTTGCGGGACAAGGAGACGGAAGGACATTCCCGGCGGGTGACCGAGATGACCGTCCGACTCTGCCGGGAACTGGGCTTGTCCTCCGAGCAGTTGGTCGATGTGCGGCGGGGAGCCCTGCTGCATGATATCGGCAAGATGGGCATTCCGGATGCTGTGCTGCTCAAGCCAGGCAAGCTCACCGACGAGGAATGGGGGCTGATGAAACGCCATCCGGACTACGCGGTGAATCTGCTCTCGCCGATTAGGTTTCTGCGTACGGCCCTGGACATTCCGCAGTATCACCATGAGAAGTGGGATGGCAGCGGCTATCCACTGGGACTGAAAGGTGAGGCCATTCCACTGACGGCCAGAGCCTTCGCCGTGGTTGATGTGTACGATGCCCTCACCAGCGACCGGCCTTACCGGCAGGGCTGGAGTAAAGCGCGCGCTACCGAACACATCCAACACAGTGCTGGCACGCACTTCGATCCTCTGGTCGTAGAGGCGTTCATGCAGATGCTGGGGAGCTGA
- a CDS encoding DNA primase family protein, with amino-acid sequence MNLSPWQWVDLLYRGVTPPHGYAEFRLLNPDAQPGENALVDRVWMEFPSPEPISPLWGKKKWMRGHVFMGVALRTPEGQQQNSGTREHTHPTNLVYVDVDLKHTVYLEGNAEPETMAPQELRAAAQACLDDVLGTCEEHHFPPRAVVYSGHGLQLYWARRSKSTFEDTEAFNRGLAKLFDGDPASTDQARILRVPGWQHHKNPDRPLPVELWHEDPDAWVEDAELEKYALRQDVTTRSGEVTVNKGSVSESDMQVLRDAWLDVNGTSWGGNGRHQLALWVGGWLRSNGYSEGDATELVRQLATNGNDPALGDRLRAVRDAYRAENPKGWTGLTQELHLPLAGIPLKEPAKPNIKGTSTTTNTKLKTPAGSKAEKLSLLEMAGLFFDYCAEEGFDYAYHEQWERWFEYRAGVYVEVHDNTMRKRVDLVLQEKGFTDLTRANLNEILLKVAHTPGIGKPNVDQSPWELNVRNGILDLNTLELRPHSRDYFSVVQAQADWNPEATSTVWAEFLTSAVPNQHDRLILQKFCGYALTGDTSAQKALLLIGEGGTGKSTFVRVVSAVLGGANPYSLATSSALENIRDGSFLVGNLVGRRMCVISELQRTVDWLPFKRITGEDPISVDVKNKTPFITKLDVKLIVLSNVLPFLGEDASNSSLTRRFLPVAFNVKPPRPDPTLEGRLVAPESLTGILTWMIKGLRALRADSMHFPSPEGDLQRQIVEQSNRVITFLEEVCVPAEDGSVLRKALWEAYEQWCNETHHKGVTSSRFGLDLPAALATLGWTAEKRELRSGYEWRGFRLKGDLY; translated from the coding sequence ATGAACCTCTCCCCTTGGCAGTGGGTTGACCTCTTGTACCGAGGGGTCACGCCCCCACATGGTTACGCCGAATTCCGCCTGCTCAACCCCGACGCCCAGCCCGGCGAGAACGCCCTGGTCGACCGCGTCTGGATGGAATTTCCCAGCCCTGAACCGATCAGCCCGCTGTGGGGCAAGAAGAAGTGGATGCGCGGGCACGTCTTCATGGGCGTGGCCCTGCGCACCCCAGAAGGGCAGCAGCAAAACAGCGGCACCCGCGAGCACACCCACCCCACAAATCTGGTGTACGTCGACGTCGATCTCAAGCACACCGTTTACCTCGAAGGCAACGCCGAACCCGAGACCATGGCGCCGCAAGAGCTGCGTGCTGCGGCCCAGGCCTGCCTGGATGACGTGCTCGGCACCTGCGAGGAACACCACTTCCCGCCCCGCGCCGTGGTCTACAGCGGCCACGGCCTGCAGCTCTACTGGGCCCGGCGTTCCAAGAGCACCTTCGAAGATACCGAAGCCTTCAATCGCGGCCTCGCCAAACTGTTCGACGGCGATCCGGCCAGCACCGACCAAGCCCGTATTTTGCGAGTGCCCGGCTGGCAGCACCACAAGAACCCCGACCGCCCACTGCCGGTCGAACTGTGGCACGAAGATCCGGACGCCTGGGTCGAAGACGCCGAGCTGGAGAAGTACGCCCTGCGCCAGGACGTGACCACCCGCAGCGGCGAGGTCACGGTCAACAAGGGCAGCGTCAGCGAGAGCGACATGCAGGTGCTGCGCGACGCGTGGCTGGACGTGAACGGCACCAGCTGGGGCGGCAACGGCCGCCACCAGCTGGCCCTGTGGGTCGGCGGCTGGCTCAGGAGCAACGGCTACAGTGAAGGCGACGCCACCGAGCTTGTGCGGCAGCTGGCGACCAACGGCAACGACCCGGCATTGGGTGACCGGCTGCGGGCCGTGCGGGACGCTTACCGGGCCGAGAATCCCAAGGGCTGGACCGGACTCACCCAGGAGCTGCACTTGCCGCTGGCCGGCATTCCGCTCAAGGAACCCGCCAAGCCGAACATCAAGGGCACCAGCACGACCACCAACACCAAGCTCAAGACGCCGGCCGGCAGCAAGGCCGAGAAGCTAAGCCTGCTGGAAATGGCCGGGCTGTTCTTTGACTACTGCGCCGAGGAAGGCTTCGACTACGCCTACCACGAACAGTGGGAACGCTGGTTCGAATACCGGGCCGGTGTGTACGTCGAGGTCCACGACAACACCATGCGCAAGCGCGTCGACCTGGTGCTGCAGGAGAAGGGCTTCACCGACCTGACCCGCGCCAACCTCAACGAGATCCTCCTGAAGGTCGCCCACACGCCCGGCATCGGGAAACCGAACGTGGACCAGTCGCCGTGGGAACTCAACGTCCGCAACGGCATCCTCGACCTGAACACACTGGAGCTCCGGCCCCACAGCCGCGATTACTTCAGCGTCGTGCAGGCCCAGGCCGACTGGAACCCGGAGGCCACCAGCACGGTCTGGGCCGAGTTCCTGACCAGCGCGGTGCCCAACCAGCACGACCGGCTGATCCTGCAGAAGTTCTGCGGGTACGCCCTCACCGGCGACACCAGCGCGCAGAAGGCCCTGCTGCTGATCGGGGAGGGCGGGACCGGCAAATCGACGTTCGTGCGGGTGGTCAGTGCAGTGCTCGGCGGCGCCAACCCTTACAGCCTGGCCACCAGCTCAGCGCTCGAGAACATCCGCGACGGATCGTTCCTCGTGGGCAACCTGGTGGGCCGCCGGATGTGCGTGATCAGTGAGTTGCAGCGCACGGTGGACTGGCTGCCGTTCAAGCGCATCACCGGTGAAGACCCGATCTCGGTCGACGTCAAGAACAAGACGCCGTTCATCACCAAGTTGGACGTGAAGTTGATCGTGCTCAGCAACGTGCTGCCGTTCCTGGGTGAGGACGCCAGCAACAGCAGCCTCACGCGCCGCTTTCTGCCGGTCGCGTTCAACGTCAAGCCTCCCAGGCCCGATCCGACACTGGAAGGCCGCCTGGTGGCTCCGGAGAGCCTCACGGGCATCCTCACCTGGATGATCAAGGGGCTGCGGGCCCTGCGCGCCGACTCGATGCACTTCCCCTCGCCCGAAGGTGATCTTCAAAGGCAGATCGTCGAACAGAGCAACCGCGTCATCACCTTCCTCGAAGAGGTGTGCGTCCCGGCAGAAGACGGCTCCGTTCTCCGTAAAGCCCTTTGGGAAGCCTACGAGCAGTGGTGCAACGAGACCCACCACAAAGGTGTGACCAGCAGCCGTTTCGGCCTCGATCTCCCCGCTGCGCTGGCGACCTTGGGGTGGACGGCCGAAAAACGTGAACTCCGCAGCGGTTACGAATGGCGAGGCTTCCGCCTCAAAGGGGACCTGTACTGA
- a CDS encoding DNA cytosine methyltransferase codes for MNAPAYAPLFPYLAARKNAGLLAEGELVIDNFAGAGGASQGMERALGRPVDHAINHDPVAVGLHRVNHPHSHHSVEDVWQVHPLDITKGQKVALCWFSPTCTHFSKAKGSGLLDRKIRGLAWVALRWAALAKPRVIILENVEEFQTWGPLRDDGRPCPKDKGRTFNSFINALRYQGYAVEWRELRACDYGTPTIRKRLFLIARRDGLPIIWPAPTHAKPTDPRVQAGLLKPWRTAAECIDWSLDAPSIFTRKKALVPATMKRIARGIERFVLNAPEPFIVTCNHGGEAFRGQGLDEPMRTITAAHDAHGLTEPVLAPCVINKQHQAPARSAEEPLSTVTTNHNKNELLSAALVRIDNQRSRTDCTYRVTDPLRTVVTKNNVGVAAIFLTKFRTGSVGSDLAEPIHTITAGGTPARESTGNVHGLVSAYLVPRYGERDGQAARVVSLDEPSPTVVTTGNGSRMAVASLIKHYGGTYKGPGLAADGPLDTVTTVDHHALLTGALVACGGRGAQARPKALNECMHTVTSKADMCLTTGYLAAYYSRDGAGDPGQAAGEPLRTIPTQDRFAPTVATLMRQFGTSSAADVAAPLGTITTEGQGKTGVITATCQPALSSTLLARARQVYALLSEYAPQALEQHADHAQELVLVIVKGELYILADIGMRMLTPRELARCQGFADGYVLERTAEGRPVSKAAQVRAIGNSVCPDLAAALTTANLGAVLQEAAD; via the coding sequence ATGAACGCTCCTGCCTACGCCCCGCTGTTTCCCTATCTTGCCGCCCGAAAAAATGCTGGCCTGCTGGCTGAGGGCGAACTGGTGATCGACAACTTTGCCGGTGCCGGCGGCGCCTCTCAGGGCATGGAGCGCGCCCTGGGCCGCCCGGTCGATCACGCCATCAACCACGACCCGGTCGCCGTGGGCCTGCACCGCGTCAACCACCCGCACAGTCACCACAGCGTCGAGGACGTCTGGCAGGTCCATCCGCTGGACATCACGAAAGGCCAGAAGGTCGCGCTCTGCTGGTTCTCGCCCACCTGCACTCACTTCTCGAAAGCCAAAGGCTCGGGGCTGCTGGACCGGAAGATTCGCGGCCTCGCCTGGGTTGCCCTGCGCTGGGCTGCCCTCGCCAAGCCGCGCGTGATCATCCTCGAAAACGTTGAGGAGTTCCAAACCTGGGGACCGCTTCGTGACGATGGCCGCCCGTGTCCCAAAGACAAGGGCCGCACCTTCAACAGCTTCATCAACGCGCTGCGATACCAGGGCTACGCAGTGGAGTGGCGCGAGCTGCGGGCCTGCGACTACGGCACGCCGACGATCCGCAAGCGTCTGTTCCTCATCGCGCGCCGCGACGGTCTGCCGATTATCTGGCCTGCGCCCACGCATGCGAAGCCCACCGACCCGAGGGTACAGGCCGGGCTACTCAAGCCCTGGCGCACCGCTGCCGAGTGCATCGACTGGAGCCTGGACGCGCCTTCGATCTTCACCAGGAAGAAGGCGCTCGTGCCGGCCACCATGAAACGCATTGCAAGGGGGATCGAGCGCTTTGTCCTGAACGCGCCGGAGCCGTTCATCGTCACCTGCAATCACGGCGGCGAGGCGTTCCGAGGCCAGGGTCTGGATGAGCCCATGCGGACCATCACAGCCGCCCACGACGCGCACGGGTTGACGGAACCTGTCCTGGCGCCCTGCGTCATCAATAAGCAGCATCAGGCACCCGCCCGTAGTGCTGAAGAGCCGTTGAGCACCGTCACCACCAACCACAACAAGAACGAGCTGCTCTCGGCCGCGCTGGTGCGAATCGACAACCAGCGCTCACGGACGGACTGCACCTACCGCGTGACGGACCCGCTCCGCACGGTGGTGACGAAGAACAACGTTGGCGTGGCGGCCATCTTCCTGACCAAGTTCCGCACCGGCAGCGTAGGGAGTGACCTCGCCGAGCCGATCCATACGATCACGGCTGGCGGCACTCCAGCACGCGAGAGCACCGGCAACGTGCACGGCCTGGTCAGTGCCTATCTGGTGCCCCGCTACGGCGAGCGAGACGGCCAGGCCGCGCGGGTCGTGAGCCTGGACGAGCCCTCACCCACCGTCGTCACCACGGGCAACGGCAGTCGCATGGCTGTGGCCTCGCTGATCAAGCACTACGGCGGCACCTACAAAGGGCCGGGCCTCGCTGCCGATGGCCCACTCGATACCGTCACCACTGTGGACCACCACGCCTTGCTGACTGGCGCTCTGGTGGCCTGTGGTGGGCGCGGTGCTCAGGCCCGGCCTAAGGCGCTCAACGAATGCATGCACACCGTCACATCGAAGGCCGACATGTGCCTGACCACCGGTTACCTCGCCGCCTACTACAGCCGCGACGGCGCCGGCGATCCTGGACAGGCAGCCGGTGAACCCCTCCGCACCATTCCGACGCAGGACCGCTTCGCGCCTACTGTGGCCACCTTGATGCGCCAGTTCGGCACCAGCAGTGCAGCGGACGTGGCGGCTCCCCTGGGCACCATCACCACCGAGGGCCAGGGCAAGACTGGCGTGATCACCGCGACATGCCAGCCCGCCCTTTCTTCGACCCTCCTGGCCCGTGCGCGGCAGGTCTACGCGCTGCTGAGCGAGTACGCACCGCAGGCCCTGGAACAGCACGCCGACCACGCGCAGGAGCTGGTGTTGGTGATAGTCAAAGGCGAGCTGTACATCCTGGCCGACATCGGCATGAGGATGCTCACGCCCCGCGAGCTGGCCCGCTGCCAGGGCTTTGCTGACGGCTACGTGCTGGAGCGCACCGCCGAGGGCCGCCCGGTCAGCAAGGCGGCGCAGGTCCGGGCCATCGGCAACAGCGTCTGTCCGGATCTCGCCGCCGCACTGACCACCGCCAATCTTGGCGCCGTGCTGCAAGAGGCCGCTGACTGA
- a CDS encoding AAA family ATPase — MILPRLTALPGIGDTLAARIIRHLGRGHEHLALQAIETDPYQLTSVPRIGFKLADRVALHLGTRLDSPRRHQSGNEYILSDDGTLPIRDFDVQRQKLDLTTRELSRIGTVEESGRVWLPEVLQAERDFAGWVSRLPTLGQQPLVRSVQITPELDHLLGELDQPQRRAVLHAVYGHNTQVMGLTGGAGTGKTAVVGGICKVARAEGLLVAVAAVAGKAADRIRESLAEKKTVAEYAGTIHKLLGYTGSAFTAGFLPYQLIILDESSMVTTMLLWEVVKRLQPGARLILVGDPGQLPPVGYGQPFSDLLTLGLPHAHLEHNYRSPHVQGIIRTANAIREGRVLKTPGDSSLNVQVASDLSDSATQLIESLKGTPLDDWQLITWRNDDVMAFNLAVQESLNPDGFPLFNFRVFGQTVDWAEVRQGDKVMVKNNAYEYGVFNGQLGQALDTREVEIVQTREAETLEDWADADADGVIREVKRVLCVRVRIGSEIVNIPADEAHELLTLGYAITVHKAQGSDWETVIIYQPGAVAFDAGRWWYTSVTRAKTRCEVLYEVKVKGDDGTPLWWANTRRRMEAGSSIFVGRVKQLLSGRLLTAVIPEDGEGWLE, encoded by the coding sequence ATGATCTTACCGCGTTTGACCGCTTTACCGGGCATCGGCGACACTCTTGCCGCCCGCATCATCCGCCACCTGGGCCGGGGCCACGAGCACCTGGCCCTGCAGGCCATCGAGACCGACCCGTACCAGCTGACGTCTGTGCCCCGGATCGGCTTCAAGCTGGCTGACCGGGTGGCGCTGCACCTCGGCACCCGGCTGGACTCGCCGCGGCGTCACCAGTCCGGCAACGAGTACATCCTCAGCGACGACGGCACTTTGCCGATCCGCGACTTCGACGTCCAGCGCCAGAAGCTCGACCTCACCACCCGAGAGTTGTCACGGATCGGGACTGTCGAAGAGTCGGGCCGGGTCTGGCTGCCTGAGGTGCTTCAGGCCGAGCGGGACTTCGCCGGCTGGGTGTCGCGCTTGCCCACCCTGGGCCAGCAGCCGCTGGTCCGTTCGGTGCAGATCACGCCCGAGCTCGACCACCTGCTCGGTGAACTGGATCAGCCGCAGCGCCGGGCGGTCCTGCACGCCGTGTATGGCCACAACACCCAGGTCATGGGCCTGACTGGCGGCGCCGGAACGGGCAAGACGGCCGTGGTCGGCGGCATCTGCAAAGTGGCCCGCGCCGAGGGTCTGCTGGTCGCCGTCGCGGCGGTGGCCGGCAAAGCCGCCGACCGTATCCGCGAAAGCCTGGCTGAAAAGAAGACGGTCGCCGAGTACGCCGGAACCATTCACAAGCTGCTGGGCTACACCGGCAGCGCCTTCACCGCCGGGTTCCTGCCGTACCAGCTGATCATCCTCGACGAGTCATCCATGGTCACCACCATGCTGCTGTGGGAGGTCGTCAAGCGCCTGCAGCCGGGCGCCCGCCTGATCCTGGTGGGTGACCCGGGCCAGCTGCCCCCGGTCGGCTACGGCCAGCCGTTCAGTGATCTGCTGACCCTGGGGCTGCCTCATGCCCACCTGGAGCATAACTACCGCTCGCCCCACGTCCAGGGCATCATCCGCACCGCCAACGCCATTCGTGAAGGTCGCGTGCTCAAGACGCCGGGCGACAGCAGTCTGAACGTCCAAGTAGCGTCAGACCTGAGCGATTCGGCCACCCAGCTGATCGAGAGCCTGAAGGGTACGCCGCTCGACGATTGGCAGCTGATCACCTGGCGCAACGACGACGTGATGGCCTTCAACCTGGCGGTTCAGGAAAGCCTCAACCCGGACGGATTCCCGTTGTTCAACTTCCGGGTGTTCGGCCAGACCGTGGACTGGGCTGAGGTCCGGCAGGGCGACAAGGTGATGGTCAAGAACAATGCCTACGAATACGGCGTGTTCAACGGCCAGCTGGGTCAGGCGTTGGACACCCGCGAGGTCGAAATCGTTCAGACCCGGGAAGCCGAGACGCTCGAAGATTGGGCCGACGCTGACGCTGACGGCGTGATCCGCGAGGTCAAGCGAGTGCTGTGCGTACGGGTGCGGATCGGCAGCGAGATCGTCAATATCCCGGCCGACGAGGCGCACGAGCTGCTGACCCTCGGGTATGCGATCACGGTGCACAAGGCCCAGGGCAGCGACTGGGAGACGGTCATCATCTACCAGCCCGGTGCCGTGGCCTTCGATGCGGGCCGCTGGTGGTACACGAGCGTCACGCGGGCCAAGACGCGCTGCGAGGTGCTGTACGAAGTCAAAGTCAAGGGTGACGACGGCACGCCGCTGTGGTGGGCCAACACGCGCCGGCGCATGGAAGCCGGTTCGAGCATCTTCGTGGGCCGGGTGAAGCAGCTGCTGTCCGGGCGCCTGCTCACGGCCGTCATACCGGAAGACGGAGAGGGGTGGCTGGAATGA
- a CDS encoding BRO family protein, whose protein sequence is MPILGYDTWRRFAESVERASIACKNSGHDPEDHFVGVGKVITGGKGAQQTVEDYRLSRYACYLTAMNGDPRKPEIALAQTYFAIKTREAELGTQHPTPTALISARLIAQVTGQSPKAVSRALKRHGVLPTHHFLEPLCRAPAYLWPLEDIKAFYDAWELPRDFTPFTGEVRPGVAAVERMFVAAQKTKNQRKTLPQPFTPLSEAERIGAQLARELTEEFIRTELPNRLRAVLRVGASA, encoded by the coding sequence ATGCCCATTCTGGGCTACGACACCTGGCGCAGGTTTGCGGAAAGCGTCGAGCGTGCCAGCATCGCCTGCAAGAACAGCGGCCATGATCCTGAGGATCACTTTGTCGGCGTCGGCAAGGTGATCACTGGAGGCAAGGGCGCACAGCAGACAGTAGAGGACTACCGCCTCTCGCGTTACGCCTGCTACCTGACGGCCATGAACGGCGACCCGCGTAAGCCGGAGATCGCCCTGGCCCAGACGTACTTCGCCATCAAGACCCGTGAGGCCGAACTGGGCACCCAGCACCCCACCCCCACCGCCCTGATCTCGGCGCGGCTGATCGCGCAGGTGACGGGGCAGAGCCCCAAGGCGGTCAGCCGGGCACTCAAGCGTCACGGCGTGCTGCCCACCCACCACTTCCTCGAACCGCTGTGCCGCGCTCCGGCGTACCTGTGGCCGCTGGAAGACATCAAGGCGTTTTACGACGCCTGGGAGCTGCCGCGCGACTTCACGCCCTTTACCGGCGAAGTGCGGCCCGGCGTGGCTGCCGTCGAGCGGATGTTCGTCGCGGCCCAGAAGACCAAGAACCAGCGCAAAACCTTGCCGCAGCCCTTCACCCCCCTCTCCGAAGCCGAGCGCATCGGCGCGCAGCTGGCCCGCGAACTCACCGAAGAATTCATCCGCACCGAGCTGCCCAACCGCCTGCGCGCAGTGCTGCGTGTGGGAGCGAGCGCATGA